The nucleotide window GAGGCTCGCGATGCGCTACGTGGACGCCCTCGAGGAGCTGCACCAGGAGCTCGCCGTCCGCGCCGACCCCCGGCTGTGGCCGGGGCTGGCGACGCCCTACGTCTTCAACCTCGGCCGCGTCCAGGGCGGCGACTCCTTCGGCTCGGTCGCGGCCGAGTGCGAGGTCGAGGGCGTCGTCGGCTGGGTGCCGCCGGACACCCTCGAGAGCATGAGCGAGGAGGTCGAGAAGGCCGTGGACGCCGTCACGGTGTCGGACCCGTGGCTGGCGGGGCACCCGCCCGAGTGGCGCTGGGGCTGGCTGGCGTTCGACGCCGGCCGGACCCCGGAGGGCCACGAGCTCGTGAGGCTCCTCGGCGAGGAGGCGGCGTCCCGCGGCCTCCCGGCGGAGCCGTGCGGCCTGATGGCGGGGACGGACATGAGGCTGCTGGTCGTACGCGGTGGGATCCCCACCGTCAACTTCGGGCCGGGAGACATGGCTCAAGGGCACTCGGCGAACGAGAGGCTCCCCCTCGACGAGTACTTGGACGCCATCCGCATCCTCGCCCACGTGATCTTGCGCTGGTGCTCGACTCCCCGGAGAGGAGACCCATGAACACCGATGGCCCCGTGAAGGACCCCTGGTTCCTGCCGGACATGACCTGGGAGGACGTGAAGGCGGCCCTCGAGCAGACCGACCTGGCCCTCATACCGGTCGGTGCGATCGAGCAGCACGGACCCCACCTGCCCCTCGGCACCGACTACTTCGGCGCGTTCGACCTGGCCCGCGCGGCGGCGCCGCAGGTGAAGGGCGTCGTGGCCCCGGTGCTGTTCGCCGGCGTCTCGGGCCACCACCTAGGCTTCCCGGGCACCCTGTCGCTCAGCCAGGAGACGTTCGTCGCCGTCCTGGTCGAGACGGCCGAGTGCCTGGCCCACCACGGCTTCCGCCGCATCGTCCTCGTCAACGGCCACGGCGGCAACGAGTCGGCCATGTCGTACGCCGCCCACCTCATCACCAAGCGCACCGAGGCCGTCGCCATGCTCTTCGGGATCGGCGAGCTCCGCAAGATCTACCTGACGGAGAACATCGACAAGCTCGACATCCACGCCGGCATCGGCGAGACGTCAGGCGTGCTCGCCTCGCGGCCGCACCTCGTGAAGATGGACCGCGCCCGTCGGCCGAACCTGAACCTCACGGCGGGGCAGAGGAGGTTCCTCGACGAGGTCCGCGCCCGCCCCGAGCTGCTGCCCTTCGTCACCGTCGACCTGCCTCCCACGGACGAGCTGTCCGACACCGGCGCCATCACCCTGCTCGACCCGGCCGACGCCACGGCGGAGCTGGGCGAGCGGAACAGGTCCCGGTTCGCCCAAGCGCTCGTCAGGTTCGTAGAGATCTGGTCCGAGAGGGTCGAAGCGGACGGTCGGGAGGTCGTCATGTAGTGAGCGAGGGCGGCTTCAGTGCAAGGACACGCGTCTGATTAGGAGGACGAGCTTGAGAGGAAGCAACAGACTCATCCGGAAGTTCCGTCTGGCGGGGGTGGGGGCTTGGCTGGGGCTGCTCGCTTTCGCGGCCCCGGCGCTGGCGCAGGAACCGCTCGTGATCGCGCTGAGGACGCCGATCATCAACCTGGACCCCATTCTCGAGACCAGCTCGACCATGGGCTTCGCCATGATCAACGTCCTGGAGACGCTGGTGACGACGAACCCGGCAGGGGAGTACGAGCCGATGCTCGCCACCTCCTGGGAGAACGTGAACGAGACGACGTGGCGCTTCCACCTCCGCGAGGGCGTGACGTTCCACGACGGCACCCCCTTCGACGCCGAGGCCGTCGTCTTCAACCTCGACCGCATGGCGTCGGAGGAGTCGCTCCACGCCAGCAACTTCTCCTGGTACGACGGCGCCGACGTCGTCGACGACCTCACCGTGGACATCCACACCAAGGGCCCCTACCCCGGCATCCTCTCGGCCCTGAACTTCTACATCCCGTACATCGTGAGCCCGACGGCGGTGGAGACCCTCGGCGACGACATCAACACGGCGGTCGTGGGTACCGGCCCCTACCGCGTCGTGTCGCACACGCCCAGCGACGTCACCGTGCTGGAGGCGTTCGCGGACTACTGGGGCGGCGCGCCGTCGGTGCAGCGCGCCGAGTTCCTGTTCGTTCCCGAGGACAACACGCGCCTCGCCGCCTACCTGGCCGGGGAGGTCGACATCCTCTCCTTCGTCGAGTCGAGCCAGATCCCCGTGCTCGCGGCGCGGGACGACACGGTCATCATCGAGGGGCCCTCGGACCTGGCCGACATGCTGTGGTTCAACACCCAGAAGCCCCCTCTCGACAACGTCCAGGTGCGCCAGGCCCTCGCCTACGGCATGGACCTCGACCTGATCCTCGAGACCGTACTCGAGGGCACCGGCGAGCGCTACGGGCTGGTGTTCGCCCCCGGGATCGTGGGCTTCGACCCCGAGACCATGAGCGAGCCGCACTACACCCATGACCCCGAGCGGGCGAGGGAGCTGCTGGCCGAGGCCGGCTACGCCGACGGGCTCGACGTCGAGTTCCTCATCGCCGACCGTCCCGAGCACGCGCGCATCGCCGAGGCCGTGCAGGCACAGCTCGCCGAGATCGGCGTGAACGTCAGCATCCGCAGCCTCGACTGGGGCACGTTCCTCACCGCCACCGCCAACGGCGAGCACCAGATGATGGTGGTGGGCACCTACGCCTTCGGCGACGCCGACCGCATCCTCCCCGAGTTCGAGACCGCGGCGATCGGCAGCCGCAACCGCAGCATGTACTCGAACGCCGAGGTGGACGCGCTCATCGCCCAGCAGCGCAACGAGATGGACCCCCAGGCCCGCCAGGCGATCATCGAGGAGATCGTGGCGCGCCTCACCGAGGACGTGCCGCGCCTGATGGTCAGGGCCCGCACCCAGGTCCAGGCGGTCCGCTCGAACATCGAGGGGTACGTGCACCACCCCGCCAAGCTCGACCTGCGCGGCGTGGTGGTCAACTAGCCCTCCCCCGACCCGAGGCCCGGCGGGGCGGACGCTCGCCCCGCCGGACGCTCCCCGACTCGCGAGGTCGCAGCGCTTGTCCCAGTTCGTCATCCGCCGCGTGCTCTCGTTCATCCCGCTCCTGCTGGGGATGAGCGTCGTGGTGTTCCTGATCCTCCAGCTCCTGCCCGGCGACCCGGCGACGATCATCGCCGGCCAGTTCGCGACCCAGGAGGACGTCGCGAGGGTCCGGGAGAGCCTGGGGCTGAACCGGCCGATCCACGTCCAGTACCTCAGCTTCCTGCGCCGGCTGGTCACGCTGGACCTCGGCACCTCGTTCGCCACCCGCCGGCCCGTGACCGAGATGATCGCCTTGAGGTTCCCCGCCACGATCACACTGGCGCTGCTGGCGATGCTCATCGCCCTGGTGTTCGGGACCCTGGCCGGCATGGTCGCGGCCAGCGCGCGCAACAGCGCCTGGGACGTCCTCGCCATGCTGGGCTCGCTGGCGGGCATCTCGCTGCCCGGCTTCTGGCTGGGCCTCCTGCTCATCTACTACTTCGCCGTCCGCCTCGGCTGGTTCCCCACCTCCGGCCTGGGGAGCGCACGCCACTACGTGCTGCCGGCCGTGTCCCTCTCGGTCTTCTCGATGGCCTTCATCGCGCGCATGACGCGGGCGAACCTGGTGGAGACGCTGAGCCTCGACTACATCAGGTCGGCGCGGGCCAAGGGCCTGCCCCGCGCCCAGGTCGTGTTCAAGCACGGCCTGAGGAACGCCTTCCTGCCCGTCATCACGATCGCCGGCCTCAGCTTCGGGTACCTGCTGGGCGGCTCGGTCGTCATCGAGTCGGTCTTCAACATCAACGGCCTCGGCCGGCTCGTCGTCGACTCGATCCTGGCCAGGGACTACCCCGTGATCCAGGTCAGCATCCTGGTCCTGGCCATCAACGTCGCGCTGGCGAACCTCATCGTCGACATCTGCTACGCGGTCCTCGACCCGAGGCTGAGGTACTAGCGTGGTCAGGGCCGAGGACCTCGTCACCGCCGCCGCGGAGCGCGCTCCGGCGCGCCGTGGGGCGCTGCGCCGGAGCTGGCTCGGCCGGCTGCTGCGCAACCGCCTCGGGCTCATCGGGGCGATCATCCTCACCCTCGAGATCGCCGTCGCCCTGTCGGCCTCGGCGATCAGCCCCTACGACCCGTTCGCCCAGGACCTGCGCAACCGCATGCAGCCGCCGGGCGTCGAGGGGCACCTGCTCGGCACCGACGAGTTCGGGCGGGACCTGCTGAGCCGCATCGTCGTCGGCACGAAGTACTCGCTGCTCGTCGGCGTGGCCGTCGTGACCATCGCGTTCGTCCTCGGCGTACCGTTCGGGGCACTGGCCGGCTACTACCGGTGGGCGGACGGGCCGATCATGCGGGTCGTCGACCTCATGCTCGCCTTCCCGCAGATCCTCCTGGCGCTCGTCGTGGTCGCGACCCTCGGCACCGGGCTCTTCAACGTGATGCTGGCCGTCGGCCTGGCGTCGGCGCCCTCGTTCGCGCGCCTCACGCGCGGGGTCGTGCTGTCTCTGCGGGAGGCCGACTACGTCACCGCCACCCACGCGCTCGGCTCGCACGACATGCGCGTGATCGCGCGGCACATCCTGCCGAACACGGTGGCGCCGCTGATCGTCCAGTCGACCTTCCGCGTGGCCACCGGCATCCTCTCGGCGGCCTCCCTCAGCTTCCTCGGGCTGGGGGCCGAGCCGCCCACGCCCGAGTGGGGCTCCATGCTCAGCACCGGTAGGACCTACCTGTTCACCTCGCCCCACCTCTCGTTCTTCCCGGGCATCGCGATCTTCGTCACGGTGCTCGGCTTCAACCTGCTCGGCGACGGCCTGCGGGACGTGCTCGACCCGAGGATGCGGAGTTGAGCGCTTCGGGTCGACGAGCCCGCCCCGTCACGCGCCCCGCCGGTCCGCGGGTCCTACGGTCGGGCCCGGCGTCCCTCGCACGAAGCACCACGCCCAAGGAGGCGGCATGAAAGGAATCGGTCACGGCTGGGGGAGGGTCCCCTGGGACTGGGAGAGCCGCCGGCGCTGGCTCGACCTGCCCTTCCCCGAGGAGGAGTACAGGCGCCGCGTCGACGGCGTGCGGCGGGCGGCCGAGGGCCACGGCGTGGACGTCGTGGTCGTGGTGGGCGACGCCGCCGACAAGGGCACGGTCCGCTACCTCACGAACTTCGAGGTCCTCTTCGGCGGCCACGCGCTGGTCGTCGTCCCCCTGGAGGACGAGCCGGTGCTCATCAGCAACTCGGTCATGCACGGCGAGCCCATGCACTCAGGCTTCTGGATGACCTGGGTCAGGGACGCGCGCGCCGTCATGAGCCCGCGCACCGGCGGCACGCCGGGAGGCCTGTGGGCCGAGCTCGTCGGCCTCCTCGGCGAGCGAGGTCACACGAGGCGAGTGGGGGTCTGCGGCCACGGCGCCCTCACCGAGCTCGAGCGCCGCATCCTCGAGCGGCTGCCGGACTGCCAGCTCGTCGACGTCACCCAGGCCGTGGACGACCTCCAGGCCATCAAGTCGCCCGCCGAGGTCGAGATGCTCAGGCGCTCGGCCCTGGCCGCCGACGCCGGGATCCTCGCCGCGCTCGCGGCCTCCACGCCGGGAACCCCCGAGACGGTCGTCGCGGCCGAGGCGGCGCGGGCGATGTACGCCGCCGGGGCCGAGGACCTGGTGTTCCTGTCGGTGGTCGCCGGCCCGTTGAGCGGCTTCAAGCACGCCCTGCCGCGCGAGAGGCCGATGGGGGAAGGCGAGATGGTCTTCCTCGACATGGGCTGCAGCGTGGGCGGCTACCTGTCGGACACGTCCCGCTGCGCGGTGGCGGGGCGCCCGACCGACGAGCAGCTCGACTTCCTCGCCGCCGCCGAGCGCATCGAGGACACGATCTTCGGGCGCATGAAGCCCGGCGCGACCATCGGCGAGCTGGCCGCCGAGGGGCAGGAGCTCGCCGACGAGCTGGGGTACGGCCAGTACCTCTACTTCCGCGGGCACGGCATCGGCACGTCGACGCACGTGCCCCCCTCGTTCTTCCCCGGCAGCCCCGTGCCGTTCGAGCCGGGCATGGTCTACGCCTTCGAGCCCATGCTGGTGCGCCAGGGCTTCGGCACGGCCGTCGTGGAGAACGTCGTCCACATGACCCCTGACGGCGCCGTGTCGCTCAACCAGTGCCCGAAGAGATGGGAGCCCAAGCATGCCGCGACGTGAGGCTCCTCGACCCCTGTCCGGCTGGAGGAACCGGCATGCTGCGCCCTGACCGGCTGACGGCCCAGGAGATCGCCGTGCTCGAGGCCAGCGGCTGGGGCCAGCGCCAGGGCTTCGGCACCCGCCCCGTGGTGCTGGTCGTCGACGTCACCTACGGGTTCACCGGCGACAGGCCGGAGCCGATCCTCGAGGCCATCAAGCGCTACCCCACGAGCTGCGGCGAGGTGGCCTGGCCCGCGCTCGACGCGATGGAGACGCTCCTCGCCGCCGCCCGCCGCTCCGGCATGCCCATCGTCTACACGCGCAACGAGTACCGCGAGGACGGCAAGGACCTCGGCTCCTGGGCGTGGAAGATGACGCGTGACAGCGGCGACCGCGCGTCCGCGGAGCGCGCCAACCGCATCGTCGACAGGATCGCGCCCCGCCCCGAGGACATCGTCATCGCCAAGAAGAAGCCCAGCGCCTTCTTCGGGACGCCGCTCGTCTCCTACCTGACCGACCTGGGCGCCGACCAGCTCATCGTCGTCGGGTGCGTCACCAGCGGCTGCGTGCGCGCGACCGTCGTGGACGCCTTCTCCTACAACCTCCGGGTCGCCGTCGTGCGCGAGGGCACGTTCGACCGGATCCCCCTCAGCCACGAGATGGCCCTCTTCGAGCTGGACGCCAAGTACGCCGACGTCGTGTCTCTCGCGGAGGCCATCCGCTACGTGGAGGCCGACCATGTCGTGGCCGGGGTCTGAGGCGTAGGGGATGGCGGCGCCCGAGGTCCTGGTCCTGTCGGGGCGGGAGGTGGCCCAGGCGCTCTCCCTCGAGCGCTGCATCGGCGCGGTGGCGGAGGCCTTCGTGGCGCACCACCGCGGCGAGGGGCGCGCCTACCCGGTGGTGCGCCAGGTGCTGCCCAAAGGTGGGATCTTCGGCGTGAAGTCCGGGTTCTTGCCCGGCGCGTCGGCGCTGGGCCTCAAGGCGGGCGGCTTCTGGGCGGACAACGCCGGGGCCGGCGTGCCGACGCACCAGTCGGCCGCGCTGCTGTTCGACCCCGCCACCGGCCAGCTCCGCGCCGTCCTCGACGCCAACGTCATCACCGTCGTGCGCACGGCCGCCGCCGGCGCTCTGGCCGCGCGGGCGCTGGCGCCTGCCGGCACGCGTCTGGCGGCGGTGATCGGCGCCGGCACCCAGGCGATAGCCCAGACCCACGCCCTCAAGTGGGCGCGACCGGACCTCGTCACCGTCAGGGTGTTCGCCCGCAGCGACGCCTCGTACCGCCGCTTCCGAGCCGGAGTGGCCGCTCTCGACGCGACGTTCGAGCGCGCCGCCTTGGTTCGGAGCGCCGTGGACGGGGCGGACGCGATCGTCACCGCGACCCCCTCGTGGGAGCCCCTGGTGAGGCGCGAGTGGGTGGCGCCGGGCGCCTACGTCGCCGCGTTCGGGGCTGACACGGTCGGCAAGCAGGAGCTGGACCCGGAGGTCCTGCGCGACGCCCAGGTCGTCGTCGACGACTGGG belongs to Trueperaceae bacterium and includes:
- a CDS encoding creatininase family protein, which gives rise to MNTDGPVKDPWFLPDMTWEDVKAALEQTDLALIPVGAIEQHGPHLPLGTDYFGAFDLARAAAPQVKGVVAPVLFAGVSGHHLGFPGTLSLSQETFVAVLVETAECLAHHGFRRIVLVNGHGGNESAMSYAAHLITKRTEAVAMLFGIGELRKIYLTENIDKLDIHAGIGETSGVLASRPHLVKMDRARRPNLNLTAGQRRFLDEVRARPELLPFVTVDLPPTDELSDTGAITLLDPADATAELGERNRSRFAQALVRFVEIWSERVEADGREVVM
- a CDS encoding ABC transporter substrate-binding protein, with the protein product MRGSNRLIRKFRLAGVGAWLGLLAFAAPALAQEPLVIALRTPIINLDPILETSSTMGFAMINVLETLVTTNPAGEYEPMLATSWENVNETTWRFHLREGVTFHDGTPFDAEAVVFNLDRMASEESLHASNFSWYDGADVVDDLTVDIHTKGPYPGILSALNFYIPYIVSPTAVETLGDDINTAVVGTGPYRVVSHTPSDVTVLEAFADYWGGAPSVQRAEFLFVPEDNTRLAAYLAGEVDILSFVESSQIPVLAARDDTVIIEGPSDLADMLWFNTQKPPLDNVQVRQALAYGMDLDLILETVLEGTGERYGLVFAPGIVGFDPETMSEPHYTHDPERARELLAEAGYADGLDVEFLIADRPEHARIAEAVQAQLAEIGVNVSIRSLDWGTFLTATANGEHQMMVVGTYAFGDADRILPEFETAAIGSRNRSMYSNAEVDALIAQQRNEMDPQARQAIIEEIVARLTEDVPRLMVRARTQVQAVRSNIEGYVHHPAKLDLRGVVVN
- a CDS encoding ABC transporter permease, whose product is MSQFVIRRVLSFIPLLLGMSVVVFLILQLLPGDPATIIAGQFATQEDVARVRESLGLNRPIHVQYLSFLRRLVTLDLGTSFATRRPVTEMIALRFPATITLALLAMLIALVFGTLAGMVAASARNSAWDVLAMLGSLAGISLPGFWLGLLLIYYFAVRLGWFPTSGLGSARHYVLPAVSLSVFSMAFIARMTRANLVETLSLDYIRSARAKGLPRAQVVFKHGLRNAFLPVITIAGLSFGYLLGGSVVIESVFNINGLGRLVVDSILARDYPVIQVSILVLAINVALANLIVDICYAVLDPRLRY
- a CDS encoding ABC transporter permease, with the translated sequence MVRAEDLVTAAAERAPARRGALRRSWLGRLLRNRLGLIGAIILTLEIAVALSASAISPYDPFAQDLRNRMQPPGVEGHLLGTDEFGRDLLSRIVVGTKYSLLVGVAVVTIAFVLGVPFGALAGYYRWADGPIMRVVDLMLAFPQILLALVVVATLGTGLFNVMLAVGLASAPSFARLTRGVVLSLREADYVTATHALGSHDMRVIARHILPNTVAPLIVQSTFRVATGILSAASLSFLGLGAEPPTPEWGSMLSTGRTYLFTSPHLSFFPGIAIFVTVLGFNLLGDGLRDVLDPRMRS
- a CDS encoding Xaa-Pro peptidase family protein, with amino-acid sequence MKGIGHGWGRVPWDWESRRRWLDLPFPEEEYRRRVDGVRRAAEGHGVDVVVVVGDAADKGTVRYLTNFEVLFGGHALVVVPLEDEPVLISNSVMHGEPMHSGFWMTWVRDARAVMSPRTGGTPGGLWAELVGLLGERGHTRRVGVCGHGALTELERRILERLPDCQLVDVTQAVDDLQAIKSPAEVEMLRRSALAADAGILAALAASTPGTPETVVAAEAARAMYAAGAEDLVFLSVVAGPLSGFKHALPRERPMGEGEMVFLDMGCSVGGYLSDTSRCAVAGRPTDEQLDFLAAAERIEDTIFGRMKPGATIGELAAEGQELADELGYGQYLYFRGHGIGTSTHVPPSFFPGSPVPFEPGMVYAFEPMLVRQGFGTAVVENVVHMTPDGAVSLNQCPKRWEPKHAAT
- a CDS encoding isochorismatase family protein, which codes for MLRPDRLTAQEIAVLEASGWGQRQGFGTRPVVLVVDVTYGFTGDRPEPILEAIKRYPTSCGEVAWPALDAMETLLAAARRSGMPIVYTRNEYREDGKDLGSWAWKMTRDSGDRASAERANRIVDRIAPRPEDIVIAKKKPSAFFGTPLVSYLTDLGADQLIVVGCVTSGCVRATVVDAFSYNLRVAVVREGTFDRIPLSHEMALFELDAKYADVVSLAEAIRYVEADHVVAGV
- a CDS encoding ornithine cyclodeaminase family protein, encoding MAAPEVLVLSGREVAQALSLERCIGAVAEAFVAHHRGEGRAYPVVRQVLPKGGIFGVKSGFLPGASALGLKAGGFWADNAGAGVPTHQSAALLFDPATGQLRAVLDANVITVVRTAAAGALAARALAPAGTRLAAVIGAGTQAIAQTHALKWARPDLVTVRVFARSDASYRRFRAGVAALDATFERAALVRSAVDGADAIVTATPSWEPLVRREWVAPGAYVAAFGADTVGKQELDPEVLRDAQVVVDDWEQARTIGECQHAHRLGFLPREAVHGELGAILAGELPGRQDDARVTVFDSTGIALQDLAAAVAAIEAAHELGLGSRVRLADAGDADVWAALAVRSPA